The Schaalia dentiphila ATCC 17982 sequence CCCTACTACCTGGGGTTCGCGATCGTCGGCGCTCTCATCGCGATGGCCTTCCGCATGGATTCGCGCGCGTGGTCGGTGCTCCTCGTGATCGCCGACGGCATGGTGCTGGGCTGTTGGAGTGCGACCGGTGCGATCAAGACCCTCGATGCGGGGTTCGCGATCATGCCGGCGATCCTCATGGGCATCATGACGGCGATCGGCGGCGGCATGGTCCGTGACATCTCCGCAGGCCTGGTGCCGCGCGTCTTTGGTGGCAACAACCTCTACGCGACCCCCGCGTTCGCGTGCTCGCTAGTCACCGTCATCTTCTGGCACATGGGCCAGCCGGTCCTGGGCATGGGCGCGTCCATCATCGTGGGCCTCGTGTTCACAGGAATGGCGCACTGGCGCCGCTGGAAGCTCCCCCAGACCCGCGAGTGGACCATCACTCTCACATATTCGCAGTTAAAAGCTCTGCGTGGGGGCAAGCGTTAGTATGGCGGTGTGACTCCCAAATCAACACCCGCTTCTTCAGCTCCCGCCGCGTCGGCCGCCTCCGCGCGTAAGCCGTTCAAGACATGGCACCTGTCGATGATGGCCCTCGGCCTCGCCATCGGTGCTGGCTTCTTCCTGGGCACGGGTTCCGCGATCCATCAGGCCGGTCCGGCTGTCATCGTGTCCTACGCCCTGGCGGCCATCATCGTCGTGTCGGTCATGCTGGCTCTCGCGGAACTGGCCTCGTCTCTGCCGTCGACGGGGTCCTTCTCGTCCTACGCCGAGGCTGGGATCGGTCGGTGGGCCGGGTTCACGATCGGGTGGCTGTATTGGGTCATGCTCATCATGGTGTCGGGTCTGGAGGTGACGGGCGCGGCGACGTTCTTCGTCGGCTGGTTCCCCGCAGTTCCGCAGTGGGTGGTTGCCCTCGTAATTGTCGTTGTTATTGGCGGCATTAACCTGCTGGCGGCCGGGCAGTACGGTGAAATCGAGGCCTGGCTGTCGATGGTGAAGATCGTCGCGATCATCGCCTTCCTGGGCGTGGGCGTGTACCTGGTTGCGCGCACGGCGATCGCCGGCCCCCTGCCGGGTCACGAGGGCGTGCTGCAGAACGTGCTGGGGCACAACGGTTTCGCACCCAATGGCCTGTCGGGTATCGCGGTCGCTCTCCTGGCGGTCATCACGTCCTTCGGTGGCCTGGAGATCGTGACAATCGCCGCCGCCGAGGCCGAGGATCCCCGCGCCGCCATGAGCAGCGCGATTCGCTCGGTCGTCACCCGTATCCTCGTGTTCTACGTCGGGTCCGTCATCCTGCTGATAGCGCTGCTGCCCTGGGACAGCGAGGCGATGAATACGAACGCTTTCGCTGCGATCCTTGAAATGGCGGGCGTCCCTGCGGTCGGTACGCTCATGAACGTCATCATCTTCATGGCGCTGATTTCCGCGTTCTCTGCGAACATCTACGCCTCCTCCCGCATGGCCTACTCACTGTCTGCGCGCGACATGGGACCGCGCTGGCTGCTGGGTGCCTCGGCCTCCAATAAGGCGCGCGCACGTTCCGTCGTTGAGGCGGCCCTCGAGGACGACGAGGCGCTCCTGGCTACCGAGCTCCAGGGTGACATTGAGGCTGGACGGACCCCGAAGCGCGCGGTCGGCCTCGTCGTCGTGCTGGCGCTGCTGGCCGTCCTGGGTAACTGGTACCTGCCCGGTTCGATCCTGACCATGCTCATTAACGCGATCGGTATGGTTCTGCTGATCGTGTGGACGTTCATCATCATCTCGCTGATGCGTTTGCACCCCTCGCTGGAGCGCTCGGGCTCTCTCGTGATTCGTATGCCCGGGTGGCCGTGGCTGCCGTGGCTGGTCCTCGCGGGTCTGGGTGGGATCGGTGTCCTCATGCTCATGAGCGACGAGGGCCGGGCTCAGCTGGTCTCCATGGGTGCGCTCACGCTTGTGATCGTAGCGATTTACTTCGTGCGCCAGCTGGTGGGGTCGCGCAAGAGGGCCTAATTATCCACAGGCACTCGCCGCCGGGACGCAGATGCCGGTGGGTGGGTGCATCATGAGGGCACCCCGAGCGGTCGGGGTGCCCTCATTTTGTGAGTGTTGTGAGAGGAAGAAGAGGGAGATGGCGCGCAAGCGACGCAGGAGCGTTGGGGACACGGTCCTCCTGCTGGTGATTCTCGCGGCGCTCGTGTGGGCGTTCGCGCCCGGCGTCGGCTGGGATCTGCTGGGCCTGCGTTCGCGCCTGGGGTGGCCGCCGCTGCGCACCGGGCAGGCGCTGTCCTCTCTGCCGGATAGCGAGGCTGCCCGCCAGCTGCGTGAGCTCACGGTCCGAGAGTCGGTCGACGATCCGGCCGCGCCGGCGTATGACCGCGAGGCCTTCGGGCAGCGCTGGGCGGACACCGACCGCAACGGCTGCGACACCCGCAATGACATTCTTGCCCGCGACCTGGCGCGCCCCACCTTCAAGCCGGGCACGCGCGATTGCGTGGTCCTGTCGGGCACGCTCGCCGAGCCCTACACGGGTGCCACGATCGAGTTCCAGAGGGGGGACAAGACCTCGTCCCTGGTGCAGATCGACCACGTCGTCGCCCTCGCGGACGCGTGGCGCTCGGGGGCCTGGCAGTGGGACGCGCAGCGCCGCCAGGAATTCGCCAACGACCCGGAGAACCTGCTCGCGGTGGATGGCCAGGCTAACGAGGACAAATCGGCCTCGTCCGCGGATCAGTGGCTGCCGCCCAATGCCGCGTTCCGCTGCGACTATGTGAAGCGCCAGATCGCCGTCAAAAACTCGTACGGGCTGAGCGTGACTCGGGCTGAACAGGACGCGCTCGCCGAGCAGCTGTCTATCTGTTCCGGGTGATGGGCGGGGTGCTAGCCCTGCGCCATGCGCCGTTGTGACGCGCAATTCTGACTAGCAATTTCCAGTGGTTTCCCAGGCGTTTTCTCACGATGTGTCCATCTCGTGTGGAACTGAGCGCACGTCCGCAACATTGCCCGATAAAGCCGGTAATGTTCCCCTCAAGGGGAGGGGTGACATGTACACGGCAATTAACTGGGCGCTTGATCTGGGCCTTTACGTCACTGTCTGCACGATCACGTGCGCGCTGTGGTGGTGGTTCGGGCGCCGATCTGAACCCAGTGTCACTGCGGGGCGTGCCGAGGCCTCGACCGACTCCGTTCAGAGCGCCGGGCAGGTGAGCCGTGCGCGCCTGACCGTCGTTCAAGCATTGCCGCTCATCTATCGTCGCTCGAAACAGACGAGTGCGCTCCTGCCTCGCGAGGAGAACCCGGACACCCCGACGACGGCAGAGATTCCCGCGGTCGCGGTCCCCGCCTCGTCGAAGTGGAGGCTCCCGCGCGCCCTGCCTCTCGCCTGGATTCTGTACGTGGCAGGCCTGCTGATTTTCACGCTGCTGCCACTGCCCTCCGACCCGGTGGCTGCGTGTGCCGCGATCATCCACTGGGATAACTACACGCCGTTCGGATCGTTCGTGGCTGTCGCCGACCAGTTCCGCGACGGCGAGAGTCTGCGTGGCACCCTGTACGCGCTGTCGATCCTGCTGAACATCGCGCTGTTTGTGCCCCTGGGGTCCCTCGTGGAGACCACGTGGCGCATCCGCCGCGTGCGGCGTGCCCCCGAGGGTGCGCCCGCCGACGGATCTCGCCTGGCTCGCTCGATCCCGCACCGCCGCGTCCTGGCGTGGGTGGTGATCGGCTGTGCCGTCTCCTGCCTCATCGAGCTGACCCAGTACACGGGCCTGTTCGGCGTCGTGCCCTGCACCTACCGGGTCGTCGACATCGATGACGTCATTATGAACACGCTGGGCACCTACGCGGGCGTGCGCCTGCTGCCCTTCATGGCACGCAACTCGCGCTTCATGGGCGCGTAGGTGGTTACAGCCAGCCGGCGGCGCGGGCCAGGAACGCGGCCTCGGCGCGGGTGCGCGCGTCCATCTTCAGCATCGACGACGACACGTGGTTGCGCACCGTCCCCTGGCTGAGCCCCAGCGAGTGGGCGATGTCCGCGATGGTGCCGCCGCCCTCGACCTCGCGCAAAACGTCGGCCTCGCGGTCCGTCAGGGGCGAGGAGCCCGCCGACAGCGCCTCGAGGGCCAGGCTCTGGTCGATCGCGCGGCCCCCCGCAGCCACCGTGCGCACTCCGTCGGCCAGGGCTTCGACC is a genomic window containing:
- a CDS encoding trimeric intracellular cation channel family protein, which codes for MHLLDALNNSLPEVFRAIDLMGVLLNGILGGKVARERNFDAVGFCILAIMTALAGGMIRDLLLTTRTGAPVAITDPYYLGFAIVGALIAMAFRMDSRAWSVLLVIADGMVLGCWSATGAIKTLDAGFAIMPAILMGIMTAIGGGMVRDISAGLVPRVFGGNNLYATPAFACSLVTVIFWHMGQPVLGMGASIIVGLVFTGMAHWRRWKLPQTREWTITLTYSQLKALRGGKR
- a CDS encoding amino acid permease → MTPKSTPASSAPAASAASARKPFKTWHLSMMALGLAIGAGFFLGTGSAIHQAGPAVIVSYALAAIIVVSVMLALAELASSLPSTGSFSSYAEAGIGRWAGFTIGWLYWVMLIMVSGLEVTGAATFFVGWFPAVPQWVVALVIVVVIGGINLLAAGQYGEIEAWLSMVKIVAIIAFLGVGVYLVARTAIAGPLPGHEGVLQNVLGHNGFAPNGLSGIAVALLAVITSFGGLEIVTIAAAEAEDPRAAMSSAIRSVVTRILVFYVGSVILLIALLPWDSEAMNTNAFAAILEMAGVPAVGTLMNVIIFMALISAFSANIYASSRMAYSLSARDMGPRWLLGASASNKARARSVVEAALEDDEALLATELQGDIEAGRTPKRAVGLVVVLALLAVLGNWYLPGSILTMLINAIGMVLLIVWTFIIISLMRLHPSLERSGSLVIRMPGWPWLPWLVLAGLGGIGVLMLMSDEGRAQLVSMGALTLVIVAIYFVRQLVGSRKRA
- a CDS encoding HNH endonuclease family protein, with product MARKRRRSVGDTVLLLVILAALVWAFAPGVGWDLLGLRSRLGWPPLRTGQALSSLPDSEAARQLRELTVRESVDDPAAPAYDREAFGQRWADTDRNGCDTRNDILARDLARPTFKPGTRDCVVLSGTLAEPYTGATIEFQRGDKTSSLVQIDHVVALADAWRSGAWQWDAQRRQEFANDPENLLAVDGQANEDKSASSADQWLPPNAAFRCDYVKRQIAVKNSYGLSVTRAEQDALAEQLSICSG
- a CDS encoding VanZ family protein produces the protein MYTAINWALDLGLYVTVCTITCALWWWFGRRSEPSVTAGRAEASTDSVQSAGQVSRARLTVVQALPLIYRRSKQTSALLPREENPDTPTTAEIPAVAVPASSKWRLPRALPLAWILYVAGLLIFTLLPLPSDPVAACAAIIHWDNYTPFGSFVAVADQFRDGESLRGTLYALSILLNIALFVPLGSLVETTWRIRRVRRAPEGAPADGSRLARSIPHRRVLAWVVIGCAVSCLIELTQYTGLFGVVPCTYRVVDIDDVIMNTLGTYAGVRLLPFMARNSRFMGA